Sequence from the Penaeus monodon isolate SGIC_2016 chromosome 43, NSTDA_Pmon_1, whole genome shotgun sequence genome:
ACACGTGTTCTCCCAGGCACCTGTCGAAGCAGCACTTGTCCCTGCCGGCGCAGTTGTAGTCGTTGGAGCACGTCTGCGGCGGCCCGAAGCGGGTGTGCGGGCACGTGGGCCGCACCGCCGGACACCGCCCGAACTTGGTCCCGACCGGGCGCTGCGGCTGCTGGGCGCCCTCGCAGCAGTAGGCCTGGCCCTCGGGCGTGCGGCACCAGTACCTGCACTGCGCCGGGAAGCCACCGCCGGGGAAGTGGCCACCGCCGGGGAAGTGGCCGCCGGGGAAGCCACCGCCGCCGGGGAAGCCACCGCCTCCATGGAATTGGCCGGGGAACCCACCGCCAAAGAATCTCGCGTTCCCTCGCCTCCTGTTGCCCCTGCCGCGCGATTGAGCGTCGGCGTCCGCGTCGGCCAAAACCGCCACCAGGAGACAGCACAAAATTGCCACCGTCACACCCTGGAAAGAAATTCAAATTTTTACACAGCTGATAAATGTACACCCAGTGAATCTAAAAGTAAATCTAAAATGGCCATACAATACTGTTCTGAAAATGGGCAGCGTGAACCACAAGTAGTGAACAGTCTTTGCTTCGATTACTTATGGTCACTCGTATGTGCCTCCCCCAGAAGCTTTCAGAAGTTTTACATAAGGTGCCTCTTCTTATTCAACGTTttagttttcttcctcttcctctctctctttctctctctctctctctttctctctctctctctctctctctctctctctctctctctctctctctctctctctctctctctctctgtgtatgtgtgtgttgtgtgtgtgtgtgtgtgtgtgtgtgtgtgtgtgcgtgcgtgctttggtCTGCCtgtctttatatatgcatttatagaaTATATGTCTTCTCTCCCCATGTATATTACTTACATGGCATTTGTGAAAGAGCAAATAATTTTGGTGTATTCGATACGAGAAAAATCGTTCAAACTGACACAAACATGCCACTTGGCGCATATATCcttcagtgtgtttttttttcttctgataagCAAGGGAGGGCATCAAGAAATTTCAATATGACAGCCAAAATGTCATAAAATCCATAATCTCATTTTCTAAATaacataacaattaataaaatgtcCATTCTGATGAATCTCAAGGTGTAGATTTGAACAAAAGCATGCAATTGCAAGCAAGGAAGTGAAAACATTAAAATGGCGACCAAAATCCAAGATGGCTGCCAACGACATCACACAATATCTCAGTTTCTAGATtagatatcaaaataaataaaatgtctaTTCTGACTCATTGTATAGTGTAGAAGTTAATAAAAGCATGCAAGTTTGTGGAGGAAGTCAACAAATCGAAATGGCGTCCAAAATCAAAGATGGCTGCCCTGTTTCATGAGAAAATATCTCTAAAGTAATCCTATATTGCGACGTATATTTGATAGCATAGTAATTTAAATTTACAGATCTTTAATGgggataattattaattataaacaaCCTAATGTGTAGATTTTAATGGAACTAAAGATTTTATAAAGGAAGTTATTCaatgaaagaaaatgtattatGGCCCCATCCACGTATCATGTATGCAAATTATGCACGCTAATGAAACACtatggatattatataaaaaataaagtttcataGCAAAACTGCTGGTATTCATTTTTGTCCAAAACATAGCTGTGGCCACCATAATAATCAAgtccatatattaattatttaaaatgatcTGCCTCTTCAAATAGCAAAGGacattagtggcgaataccttgtgggattaaaatgcttaaatatgtaaaacatttaggtcttaaaagtaaaaaaataaatgaacattatttcaaaaatcaaagcataaacagtatatattaaaagtatgaaaattatttcataaatattatgcataataaaaattcgttaaaaatattaatcactcttgagtttgtttgctttttttctattttctataaaattataaatatttggaTGCAGAGATTCTATGCTATTCAGCTAGCATATTGTCTAGCTTCTGCCTACAAGAGCCATTCCATGGTTTCACGGGACTGAATATAGAGTGTAATTCCTGCCACTAAAAGAAACAGCTATGCTATATTCTTCTGTCTACATGTAGTGAGGAATTATCTTTTGAAAGACTGCTGCGTTTGAACTAATTAGCCTTAAAAAACCTCTCTGAAATTGTTTAGGCACTGAATATAGAGTGTAATTACTGCCACTAAAAGAAACAGCTATGCTCACATAAGATTCTTCTGCCTACATCTAGTGAGGAATCATGTGGACTTAGTTAACTTTTATTATGGTAACCGCAGCTCTGTtttggacaaaaaaaattaatgcgaAGTTTTGATATGAaagttatatgatatttatagctGCATAAAACTCATAATTTGTTTATATGATACATGTAaggcattttcttttatttataaactTACTATATAAATTCTCTTAGTTTCATTAAAATCTGCATACTGAGTTATTTAGAATTAACCATTATCTCTATTTTAGACCTTTAAGTTTAAGTAATTGTTTTTATCTACATATTGCAGCATTGAATTACTTTTAAGATAATGAAAGCCATCATGATTTTGGcagccttttttattctttttatttcttactcgAACTGGCATGCTTTTATTGAATTCTACAGCCTAAAATTAGTCACAATAGACATTTGATTTATTCTGTTTTCTAATCTAGAAATCTAATCTGGATTTTATGGTTTAAGACATGTCGTTGGCAGCCATCTTGGATTTTGGTCCAGAATTGTTCGTACTATTTGGTAATACTTTGGAGACTTGTTAAACCAATATTCATAATTTGCACTGGCACCCTTAGATTGGCACTTTTTCTTCTCGGACGTACTGCAGATTCTTTATTTTAACACTGTCACAATTCATTTTTAACCTCCAATGATTGTAGGCCTAGAGTCACCGAGAGACGCCATTTCAAGGGAGTCAAGCTTGGACCCCAAAAAAGCGAGTACGAGCCTAAAcaatttcagaaatatttttgaAGCCATGGGTGATGAACGTTAGGGTACATACGAGAAGTCAGTACAGTATTAATGGCGTTTGTTAATATGAGAAATTTATTAAGTAGCCTGAATCTTTTATAAGCACGATAGGCACGCCAATAACCCCCAGTGACCCCCACCCTAGTTCCTAATAACAGGCACGAGCCTAAACAATTTCAGAGATGTTTTTGAGGCTAAATTGTTCAAATGCAGCAGTCCTTCAAAAAGATTTACAaacgttaacaataataataagaatcactGGATTTATTGTCATGGTTGCCCGTCCtgcccttatatatttttttcccctctaacaATGCGTAACGCTAAAAAAGGAACGCTTATAGTGATGTATTCAGTCTTCATATGAATTATTTTTAGTGACTCCCTTTGACACTAGTCATATATTTCGAACCGGAtcataatttaatgaaaaaaaatgacataaatattatatataatga
This genomic interval carries:
- the LOC119568225 gene encoding uncharacterized protein LOC119568225 → MKGVTVAILCCLLVAVLADADADAQSRGRGNRRRGNARFFGGGFPGQFHGGGGFPGGGGFPGGHFPGGGHFPGGGFPAQCRYWCRTPEGQAYCCEGAQQPQRPVGTKFGRCPAVRPTCPHTRFGPPQTCSNDYNCAGRDKCCFDRCLGEHVCKPPSFGFFG